In Streptomyces sp. NBC_01381, a genomic segment contains:
- a CDS encoding DUF5304 domain-containing protein — MSDATEREVPEPEAADTDADAWEKACAEDLAAEKARRREQYGTPPGSAGEELRKLVDAVSEKLSGLQTPLLGAVAQGAVEQTVRQVVQQAKAAVEPVIERNPDVFDHLAAAGNELLAAYRSAVESQEGRWTRGSDAARGPERRDDGPGPGEHIDLD, encoded by the coding sequence ATGAGCGATGCCACCGAGCGCGAAGTGCCCGAGCCCGAAGCGGCCGACACCGACGCCGACGCCTGGGAGAAGGCCTGCGCCGAGGATCTCGCGGCGGAGAAGGCCCGCCGCCGGGAGCAGTACGGGACACCGCCGGGATCGGCGGGCGAGGAGCTGCGCAAGCTCGTCGACGCCGTCTCGGAGAAGCTGTCCGGACTCCAGACGCCGCTGCTCGGCGCGGTCGCGCAGGGCGCCGTCGAGCAGACCGTGCGGCAGGTCGTCCAGCAGGCGAAGGCCGCCGTCGAACCGGTCATCGAGCGCAACCCCGATGTCTTCGACCACCTCGCCGCCGCGGGCAATGAACTGCTCGCCGCCTACCGCTCCGCGGTGGAGAGCCAGGAGGGCCGCTGGACCCGCGGGAGCGACGCGGCGCGGGGTCCGGAGCGGCGCGATGACGGCCCGGGGCCCGGCGAACACATCGACCTGGACTGA
- a CDS encoding ROK family glucokinase, producing the protein MGLTIGVDIGGTKIAAGVVDEEGTILDTHKVPTPPTADGIVDAICAAVSGAGKGNDVEAVGIGAAGYVDDKRATVLFAPNINWRHEPLKDKVEQRVGLPVVVENDANAAAWGEYKFGAGQGHEDVIVITLGTGLGGGIIIGNKLRRGRFGVAAEFGHIRTVPDGLLCGCGSQGCWEQYASGRALLRYGKQRANATPEAAEILLGLGDGTVDGIEGKHISEAARQGDPVAVDSYRELARWVGAGLADLASLFDPSAFIVGGGLSDEGELVLDPIRKSFRRWLIGGEWRPHAQVLAAQLGNKAGLVGAADLARQG; encoded by the coding sequence ATGGGACTCACCATCGGCGTCGATATCGGCGGCACGAAGATCGCGGCCGGAGTGGTCGACGAAGAGGGCACCATTCTCGACACCCACAAGGTGCCCACGCCGCCGACCGCCGACGGCATCGTGGACGCGATCTGTGCCGCCGTGTCGGGAGCCGGCAAGGGGAACGACGTGGAGGCCGTCGGCATCGGTGCCGCCGGATACGTCGACGACAAGCGCGCCACCGTTCTCTTCGCGCCGAACATCAACTGGCGCCATGAGCCGCTGAAGGACAAGGTCGAGCAGCGGGTCGGACTGCCGGTCGTCGTCGAGAACGACGCGAACGCGGCGGCCTGGGGCGAGTACAAGTTCGGCGCGGGCCAGGGCCACGAGGACGTCATCGTCATCACGCTGGGCACGGGCCTCGGCGGCGGCATCATCATCGGCAACAAGCTGCGCCGCGGACGCTTCGGCGTCGCCGCGGAGTTCGGGCACATCCGGACCGTGCCGGACGGACTGCTGTGCGGCTGCGGGAGCCAGGGGTGCTGGGAGCAGTACGCGTCCGGGCGTGCGCTTCTGCGGTACGGAAAGCAGCGGGCCAACGCGACGCCGGAGGCCGCGGAGATTCTCCTCGGGCTCGGCGACGGCACGGTGGACGGCATCGAGGGCAAGCACATCAGTGAGGCGGCCCGGCAGGGGGATCCTGTCGCCGTCGACTCCTACCGTGAGCTGGCCCGCTGGGTCGGCGCGGGCCTGGCCGATCTGGCCTCGCTCTTCGACCCCTCCGCGTTCATCGTGGGCGGCGGGCTCTCCGACGAGGGCGAGCTGGTCCTCGACCCGATCCGGAAGTCCTTCCGGCGGTGGCTGATCGGCGGGGAGTGGCGTCCGCATGCGCAGGTGCTTGCGGCTCAGCTGGGCAACAAGGCGGGGCTTGTCGGTGCCGCGGATCTTGCTCGGCAGGGGTAG
- a CDS encoding endonuclease/exonuclease/phosphatase family protein yields the protein MAITPLPNSRTGEDGSVVVRVLSYNIRSMRDDTDALARVIAACEPDLVLVQEAPRFFRWRKKLARLARAADLVILSGGATASGPALLCSLRATVERTEDVLLPLTPGLHRRGFATAVVRFGGARIGVLSCHLSLQSDERYAQGGMLLDRLAGMGVEHAVAGGDLNDRPKGRTFRRLASQLRDCWATAPWGGENTSTPGDPHQRIDAIFATAGVEVLGCGVPLELDGVSEADLRAATDHLPVLAALRIPAAQGG from the coding sequence ATGGCGATCACTCCGCTGCCCAACTCCCGGACCGGTGAAGACGGTTCAGTCGTCGTTCGGGTGCTCAGTTACAACATTCGGTCCATGCGGGACGACACCGACGCGCTGGCCCGCGTCATCGCCGCGTGCGAGCCCGATCTCGTACTCGTCCAGGAGGCGCCCCGGTTCTTCCGGTGGCGCAAGAAGCTGGCGCGGCTTGCGCGCGCGGCCGATCTGGTGATCCTCTCGGGTGGCGCCACCGCCTCCGGGCCCGCGCTGCTCTGCTCGCTGCGGGCGACCGTGGAGCGGACCGAGGACGTGCTGCTGCCGCTCACCCCTGGCCTGCACCGGCGCGGCTTCGCGACCGCCGTCGTGCGGTTCGGGGGCGCCAGGATCGGCGTGCTGAGCTGCCATCTGAGCCTGCAGAGCGACGAGCGGTACGCGCAGGGCGGGATGCTGCTCGACCGGCTCGCCGGGATGGGCGTGGAGCACGCCGTCGCGGGCGGTGATCTGAACGACCGCCCCAAGGGCCGTACGTTCCGCAGGCTCGCCTCTCAGCTGCGGGACTGCTGGGCGACGGCGCCCTGGGGCGGCGAGAACACCTCGACGCCGGGCGACCCCCATCAGCGTATCGACGCGATCTTCGCGACAGCCGGGGTCGAAGTGCTCGGCTGCGGCGTGCCGTTGGAGCTCGACGGGGTGAGCGAGGCGGATCTGCGGGCGGCCACGGACCATCTGCCCGTGCTCGCCGCCCTCAGAATCCCGGCAGCTCAAGGGGGTTAG
- a CDS encoding carboxylesterase, which translates to MPVLPGAEPYRHEGGEVGVLLCHGFTGSPQSLRPWAEYLAEQGLTVSLPLLPGHGTRWEDLQITGWQDWYAEVERELAGLLERCAEVFVFGLSMGGALALRLAAKHGDAVRGIVVVNPGNKVHGLAARALPVARHLVRTTKGIASDIAKEGSDEVGYDRVPLHAAHSLRRFFQRVDGELPQVTQPLLLLHSPQDHVVPPVDSARILSRVSSTDVTEILLEQSYHVATLDHDADRIFEESLAFIGRLAPSVGKEGTATGG; encoded by the coding sequence GTGCCGGTCCTCCCCGGAGCCGAGCCGTACCGCCACGAGGGCGGCGAGGTCGGCGTCCTCCTCTGTCACGGCTTCACCGGATCCCCGCAGTCCCTGCGCCCCTGGGCCGAGTACCTCGCGGAACAGGGCCTGACCGTCTCCCTCCCGCTGCTGCCGGGCCACGGCACGCGCTGGGAGGACCTGCAGATCACCGGCTGGCAGGACTGGTACGCGGAGGTGGAGCGCGAGCTGGCCGGGCTCCTCGAGCGGTGTGCGGAGGTCTTCGTCTTCGGGCTCTCCATGGGCGGCGCGCTCGCGCTGCGGCTCGCCGCGAAGCACGGCGACGCGGTCCGCGGCATCGTCGTGGTGAACCCGGGGAACAAGGTGCACGGCCTCGCCGCGCGCGCCCTGCCGGTCGCCCGCCATCTGGTGCGTACGACGAAGGGCATCGCGAGCGACATCGCCAAGGAGGGCTCGGACGAGGTCGGCTACGACCGGGTGCCGCTGCACGCGGCGCACTCCCTGCGGCGCTTCTTCCAGCGGGTCGACGGTGAGCTGCCGCAGGTGACCCAGCCGCTGCTGCTTCTGCACAGCCCGCAGGACCATGTGGTGCCGCCGGTCGACTCGGCCAGGATCCTCAGCCGGGTGTCCTCCACGGACGTCACCGAGATCCTCCTGGAACAGAGCTACCACGTCGCGACGTTGGACCACGATGCGGACCGGATTTTCGAGGAGAGCCTCGCGTTCATCGGCCGGCTCGCCCCCAGTGTCGGCAAGGAAGGGACGGCCACCGGTGGCTGA
- a CDS encoding 1-acyl-sn-glycerol-3-phosphate acyltransferase yields MKVAIGGPLKLGFRPWVEGLENVPAEGPAILASNHLSFSDSFFLPAVLDRKVTFIAKAEYFTSPGVKGKLTAAFFKGVGQLPVDRSGGRGAGEAAIKSGIEVLERGELFGIYPEGTRSPDGRLYRGKPGGLARVALATGAPVLPVAMIDTEKIQPPGKVLPKLMRPGIKIGEPLDFRRYQGMEHDRFVLRAVTDEVMYEIMKLSGQEYVDEYATAAKRRLADEAKAEKEAEKKAAAKAAAAEKERSGA; encoded by the coding sequence ATGAAGGTCGCCATCGGAGGGCCGCTGAAGCTCGGCTTCAGGCCCTGGGTGGAAGGCCTTGAGAACGTACCCGCCGAAGGACCGGCCATCCTGGCGAGCAACCATCTCTCCTTCTCGGACTCCTTCTTCCTGCCCGCGGTGCTCGACCGGAAGGTCACCTTCATCGCCAAGGCGGAGTACTTCACGTCACCCGGTGTGAAGGGCAAGCTCACCGCGGCCTTCTTCAAGGGCGTCGGCCAGCTGCCCGTGGACCGCTCCGGCGGGCGCGGCGCGGGCGAGGCGGCCATCAAGAGCGGCATCGAGGTCCTGGAGCGCGGCGAGCTCTTCGGCATCTACCCGGAAGGCACCCGTTCGCCCGACGGGAGGCTCTACCGTGGCAAGCCCGGCGGGCTGGCCCGCGTGGCGCTCGCCACCGGGGCGCCGGTGCTTCCCGTGGCGATGATCGACACCGAGAAGATCCAGCCGCCCGGCAAGGTCCTGCCGAAGCTGATGCGGCCCGGCATCAAGATCGGCGAGCCGCTCGACTTCCGCAGGTACCAGGGCATGGAGCACGACCGCTTCGTCCTGCGGGCGGTGACCGACGAGGTCATGTACGAGATCATGAAGCTGTCCGGCCAGGAGTACGTCGACGAGTACGCGACCGCTGCGAAGCGCCGTCTCGCGGACGAGGCGAAGGCCGAGAAGGAAGCCGAGAAGAAAGCGGCGG